One genomic region from Prevotella sp. Rep29 encodes:
- a CDS encoding IS30 family transposase: protein MYHQLTSQQRYTIFVLRQKNVAIKDIADTIGVHYSTVYRELKRNKGTHHYHYGIAQHKCDERKHRMRRHRKFSIDMRRRIVSLLVCEQWSPEQIKGWMERNGEKCVSVETIYQYIRFDRKCGGELYKHCRHRLKNIRRTAETAHTAIKDRVMIEQREEEADGTRFGDFEMDTIIGKDGKGAIVTIVERSRDFFMMRKLRHGKNAKQLAKTVVAMMTPYIGRIKSITTDNGSEFAEHKYIAERLKTKIFFTHPYSSWEKGNIENTNKLIRQYIPKGTDFKHISEEQIKRIQHKINRRPRKKLNFSTPTAEFFKKIT from the coding sequence ATGTATCATCAACTAACCTCACAGCAAAGGTACACAATTTTCGTGTTACGGCAAAAGAATGTAGCGATAAAAGACATCGCTGATACGATAGGAGTGCATTACAGCACAGTCTATCGTGAGTTGAAACGCAACAAAGGCACACACCATTACCATTATGGTATAGCCCAGCATAAGTGTGACGAGCGTAAGCACAGGATGAGGAGACACCGCAAGTTCTCCATAGATATGCGAAGGAGAATCGTCTCACTCCTGGTGTGTGAGCAGTGGTCGCCGGAACAAATCAAGGGATGGATGGAAAGGAATGGAGAAAAGTGCGTTTCAGTAGAAACCATCTATCAATATATCCGATTTGACCGCAAGTGCGGAGGAGAACTCTACAAACACTGCAGGCACCGCCTGAAGAACATCAGAAGGACTGCCGAAACTGCACATACTGCCATAAAGGACAGGGTAATGATAGAACAGAGGGAAGAAGAGGCTGACGGAACACGATTCGGGGATTTCGAAATGGACACCATCATCGGAAAGGACGGAAAAGGGGCAATCGTTACAATTGTCGAGAGAAGCCGGGACTTCTTCATGATGAGAAAACTCAGACACGGGAAAAACGCAAAGCAGCTGGCAAAAACCGTAGTAGCCATGATGACACCGTACATAGGAAGGATAAAAAGTATTACCACAGACAACGGAAGTGAGTTCGCTGAGCACAAATACATAGCAGAGAGACTCAAAACAAAGATCTTCTTCACACATCCATACTCATCATGGGAGAAAGGAAACATAGAAAACACCAACAAACTCATCAGGCAATATATACCAAAAGGAACTGACTTTAAACATATTTCAGAGGAACAAATAAAGAGAATACAACATAAAATAAACCGTAGGCCAAGAAAAAAACTAAACTTTTCCACACCTACTGCTGAATTCTTCAAAAAAATAACATAA